Proteins co-encoded in one Callospermophilus lateralis isolate mCalLat2 chromosome 2, mCalLat2.hap1, whole genome shotgun sequence genomic window:
- the Fktn gene encoding ribitol-5-phosphate transferase FKTN isoform X2 has product MSRINKNVILALLTLTSSAFLLFQLYYYKHYLSAKNGIGLSKSKGSRIGFDSTQWRAVKKFIMLTSSQNVPVFLIDPLILELISKNFEQIKNTSHGSTSECKFFCVPREFTAFALQYHLWKNEEGWFRIAENMGFQCLKIESKDPRLDGIDSLSGTEIPLHYICRLATHAIHLVVFHERSGNYLWHGHLRLKGHIDKKFVPFQKLQFGRYPGAFDRPELQQVTIDGLKVRIPKDPVHFLEEIPHSRFIECRYKEARAFLQQYLDDNTMEAMVFRKSAKELLQLAAKTLKKLGVRFWLSSGTCLGWYRQCDIIPYSKDVDLGIFIQDYKSDIIIAFQDAGLPLKHKFGKVEDSLELSFQGKDDVKLDIFFFYEETDHMWNGGTQAKSGKKFNFCLLDRSSENLDSYLENYIHIRV; this is encoded by the exons AATGGAATTGGTTTGTCAAAATCCAAAGGAAGCAGAATCGGATTTGATAGCACACAATGG CGTGCAGTTAAAAAATTTATTATGCTAACATCCAGCCAAAATGTACCAGTGTTCCTTATTGATCCTTTGATTCTGGAACTGATTAGTAAAAACTTTGAACAAATCAAAAATACTTCTCATGGCTCCACTTCAGAATGCAAGTTTTTCTGTGTTCCAAGAGAATTTACTGCATTTGCACTACAGTATCACCTGTGGAAGAATGAA GAAGGCTGGTTTCGGATAGCTGAAAATATGGGATTTCAATGCCTAAAGATTGAAAGCAAAGATCCTCGGCTAGATGGGATAGACTCACTTTCTGGAACTGAAATCCCCCTGCACTATATCTGCAGATTGGCCACTCATGCCATCCATTTGGTGGTCTTTCATGAAAGAAGTGGCAACTACCTCTGGCATGGCCATCTACGACTCAAAGGACACATTGACAAGAAATTTGTTCCTTTTCAAAAGTTACAGTTTGGTCGTTATCCTGGTGCTTTTGACAG GCCAGAATTACAGCAAGTTACTATTGATGGACTAAAAGTTCGTATTCCAAAAGATCCAGTGCACTTTCTGGAAGAAATACCACACTCTAGGTTTATTGAGTGCAGGTATAAAGAAGCTCGAGCATTCTTGCAG CAGTACCTTGATGATAACACTATGGAAGCTATGGTTTTTCGGAAGAGTGCTAAGGAATTATTGCAACTAGCAGCCAAAACATTAAAGAAATTGGGAGTACGCTTTTGGCTGAGCAGTGGAACTTGCTTAG GATGGTATCGGCAGTGCGATATTATTCCTTATAGCAAAGATGTTGACCTAGGGATTTTTATACAAGATTACAAATCTGATATTATTATAGCATTTCAGGATGCAGGACTTCCACTCAAACACAAGTTTGGGAAG GTGGAAGACAGCTTGGAACTATCCTTCCAGGGAAAAGATGATGTAaaacttgacatttttttcttctatgaagaGACTGACCATATGTGGAATGGAGGCACTCAGGCCaaatcaggaaaaaaatttaA tttcTGCTTATTGGATAGATCTTCAGAAAATTTGGATTCATACTTGGAGAACTACATTCATATCCGAGTGTGA